The following are encoded in a window of Flavobacterium psychrotrophum genomic DNA:
- a CDS encoding malate:quinone oxidoreductase: protein MSTDIKQEPDVVLIGAGIMSATLGMFLKELMPEVKINIYERLDVAAAESSDAWNNAGTGHSAFCELNYTPQLPDGSIETAKAVKIAEWFEQSKQFWAYLVEKNLITKPEEFIRSIPHMSFVWGKDNVEYLNKRHAALEKFPLFKGMEYSDDAQTINSWMPLVMQGRKEGEAIAATNMPIGTDVNFGELTRDMFAWLGKQPGVNLFFGTEVTNMRRSGKAPKWKLKIKDLATGEKVRVYGKFVFIGAGGGSLHLLEKADIPEGKGFGGFPVSGQWLKCVNREVIEKHNAKVYGKASVGAPPMSVPHVDSRMINGKKELLFGPYAGFSTKFLKEGSYSDLFTSIRPGNIRPMLAAGWHNIPLTKYLIQQVSQSREDRFEALREYLPDAKMEDWELETAGQRVQVIKKDEKQGGKLEFGTEVINSEDGTLAVLLGASPGASTAVSIMLDVMGRCFPEQMQSEAWGQKLRTMIPSYGQELNNNPELLNKVREHSHKVLGLSK, encoded by the coding sequence ATGTCCACTGATATAAAACAGGAGCCCGATGTGGTTCTTATAGGCGCTGGTATAATGAGCGCTACGTTAGGCATGTTCTTAAAAGAACTAATGCCCGAAGTGAAAATAAATATTTACGAAAGGCTGGATGTGGCGGCTGCCGAAAGCAGCGATGCCTGGAACAACGCCGGTACAGGTCACTCTGCTTTTTGCGAACTAAACTATACCCCGCAGTTGCCTGATGGGAGTATTGAAACTGCTAAGGCGGTTAAAATTGCAGAATGGTTTGAGCAGTCTAAACAATTCTGGGCCTACCTGGTCGAGAAAAATCTTATTACTAAGCCGGAAGAGTTTATAAGGAGCATACCGCACATGAGTTTTGTGTGGGGTAAAGACAATGTAGAATATCTTAATAAAAGACACGCTGCACTCGAAAAGTTTCCGCTTTTTAAAGGTATGGAATATTCTGACGATGCTCAGACTATTAACAGCTGGATGCCGCTGGTAATGCAGGGACGCAAAGAGGGAGAAGCTATAGCTGCTACCAATATGCCTATAGGTACCGATGTTAACTTTGGCGAACTTACCCGCGATATGTTTGCGTGGCTGGGCAAGCAGCCCGGCGTAAACCTGTTTTTTGGAACAGAGGTTACAAACATGCGCCGTAGCGGAAAAGCTCCAAAATGGAAACTAAAGATTAAAGATCTTGCCACGGGCGAAAAAGTGCGTGTATATGGCAAGTTTGTATTTATTGGCGCAGGAGGCGGTTCTTTGCATTTGCTTGAAAAAGCAGATATTCCTGAGGGTAAAGGCTTTGGTGGTTTTCCTGTAAGCGGGCAATGGCTTAAGTGTGTTAACCGGGAGGTAATTGAAAAACATAATGCAAAGGTATATGGCAAGGCATCTGTAGGGGCACCTCCAATGTCTGTACCTCATGTAGACAGCCGTATGATAAATGGCAAAAAAGAGTTGCTTTTTGGTCCATATGCTGGCTTTAGTACCAAATTTCTTAAAGAAGGTTCTTATTCAGATCTATTTACGTCAATACGTCCGGGTAATATAAGGCCTATGCTTGCAGCCGGATGGCACAATATACCGCTTACCAAGTACCTTATACAGCAGGTATCACAAAGCAGGGAAGACAGGTTTGAAGCGCTTAGGGAATATCTTCCGGATGCAAAAATGGAAGACTGGGAACTGGAAACTGCCGGACAGCGTGTGCAGGTTATTAAAAAAGATGAAAAGCAGGGTGGCAAGCTTGAGTTTGGTACCGAGGTTATAAATAGTGAAGATGGTACACTTGCGGTGCTACTGGGTGCTTCTCCGGGCGCAAGTACAGCCGTATCAATAATGCTTGATGTTATGGGGCGCTGTTTCCCGGAACAGATGCAATCTGAAGCGTGGGGGCAAAAGCTGCGTACCATGATACCGTCTTACGGACAGGAGTTGAACAATAATCCTGAACTTCTTAATAAGGTAAGGGAACATTCGCACAAAGTGCTTGGTTTAAGTAAGTAA
- the def gene encoding peptide deformylase, which translates to MILPIIGYGDPVLRKKGVEIPKDYLNLKQIIADMYETMYNAYGVGLAAPQVGLAIRLFIIDTRPFSEDEDLVKEEQELLSTFKKTFINPVITKEEGEEWGFNEGCLSIPEVREDVYRHERITIEYFDEDFNKHTDVYDGLIARVIQHEYDHIEGILFTDRLSSLKKRLINKKLQNIMEGKTRPDYKMKFIAKKGR; encoded by the coding sequence ATGATACTACCCATTATAGGATATGGCGACCCGGTTTTGCGCAAAAAAGGTGTAGAAATACCAAAGGACTATCTTAACCTTAAGCAAATAATTGCTGATATGTACGAAACTATGTATAATGCTTATGGTGTGGGCCTTGCGGCACCGCAGGTAGGCCTTGCCATACGCCTGTTTATTATAGATACCCGCCCTTTTAGCGAAGACGAAGATCTTGTTAAAGAAGAGCAGGAGCTATTGTCTACGTTTAAAAAAACATTTATAAACCCTGTTATTACTAAAGAAGAGGGCGAAGAATGGGGCTTTAATGAAGGCTGCCTTAGTATACCCGAAGTGCGTGAAGATGTATACCGCCACGAGCGCATTACCATAGAATATTTTGATGAAGATTTTAATAAACATACTGATGTTTATGATGGTTTGATAGCCAGGGTTATACAACATGAATACGATCATATTGAGGGAATTTTGTTTACAGACAGACTATCTTCGCTAAAAAAGCGTTTAATAAACAAGAAACTTCAGAATATTATGGAAGGCAAGACAAGGCCTGACTATAAAATGAAATTTATTGCCAAAAAAGGCAGATAA
- a CDS encoding DUF6377 domain-containing protein, with translation MKNFLYTLIAFLTGLHGYCGVSDSLLNKLDAAIKNKQQYVNLKERRIAAYKLSLTGDVSRQEEYMLNEKLYGEYRKFRIDSAQFYINRNLEIAELLKDPYRKQKTQIQQANLYSSAGSFLEAQALLKGIKSKTLPTDIKALYYEFYSQFYEHYTTNNTGEYYKKQIEVYRDSLIAVLDKSSAKYSINLAQRYIYKKDLAKAEKLLYGLMAKSKKQQADYAMFVYLLGDVYMLQKNEDKGLEYYTRAAITDIENGIKDHGAMQNLAIYYYYSGKIDLSYKYARSALEDAVFCNVKFRTLMMSEFYSIINAAYQEKEANGRSKLEGYLVLISVLTVFLAIAIVYVYRQMKRVSKIKEELSLSGKQLQLLNADILLANDSLKDFNDQLHEANRVKEEYIAQFFDICSSYINKLEEYRRMLNKKAVSKQFDELSKILKSTDFTDDELQGLYKNFDMIFVNLYPTFVDEFNAMLIPQEQIVLREGEILNTELRIFALERLGITDSVKIASFLRYSISTIYNYRTKVRNKAAVPREEFESKIDKIGVGSSIA, from the coding sequence TTGAAAAACTTTTTATATACACTTATCGCTTTCTTAACCGGCCTGCACGGCTATTGTGGTGTTAGCGATTCGCTTTTAAATAAACTTGATGCAGCTATTAAAAATAAGCAGCAATATGTTAACCTTAAAGAAAGGCGTATTGCTGCTTACAAGCTGTCATTAACAGGCGATGTTTCACGGCAGGAAGAGTATATGCTTAACGAAAAGCTATATGGCGAGTACCGTAAATTCAGGATCGACTCGGCGCAATTTTATATCAACCGCAATTTAGAGATAGCCGAATTATTAAAAGACCCATACCGTAAACAAAAGACCCAAATACAACAGGCCAACTTATATTCTTCTGCCGGTAGTTTTCTGGAGGCACAGGCATTGCTGAAAGGTATTAAAAGTAAAACACTGCCTACAGATATTAAAGCCCTGTATTATGAGTTTTATAGCCAGTTCTATGAGCATTATACCACTAACAATACCGGCGAATATTACAAAAAGCAAATAGAAGTGTATCGCGATTCGTTAATTGCGGTGCTTGATAAAAGCTCGGCGAAGTACAGCATCAACCTCGCGCAACGCTACATCTACAAAAAAGACCTGGCTAAAGCCGAAAAACTACTTTACGGGCTGATGGCTAAATCTAAAAAGCAACAAGCTGATTATGCCATGTTTGTCTACCTTTTGGGAGATGTATATATGCTGCAAAAAAATGAAGACAAAGGGCTGGAGTATTATACACGCGCTGCCATAACTGATATAGAAAATGGTATTAAAGACCACGGTGCCATGCAAAACCTGGCCATATATTACTACTATTCAGGTAAAATTGACCTTTCTTACAAGTATGCCCGTTCTGCACTCGAAGATGCTGTGTTTTGTAACGTAAAGTTCCGTACGCTCATGATGTCTGAGTTTTATTCGATCATTAACGCTGCCTACCAGGAAAAAGAAGCAAATGGCAGGAGCAAGCTCGAAGGCTACCTTGTGCTTATTAGTGTGTTGACAGTATTTTTGGCAATAGCCATTGTGTATGTGTACCGCCAGATGAAAAGAGTCTCTAAGATAAAGGAAGAACTTTCACTTTCCGGTAAGCAGCTACAATTGCTTAACGCCGATATTTTATTGGCTAATGACAGTCTTAAAGATTTTAATGATCAGTTGCACGAAGCTAACCGTGTTAAGGAAGAATACATTGCGCAATTTTTTGACATATGTTCGTCTTACATAAACAAGCTCGAGGAGTATCGAAGAATGCTCAATAAAAAAGCCGTAAGCAAACAGTTTGACGAGCTGTCAAAAATTTTGAAGTCAACAGATTTTACCGACGATGAGTTGCAGGGACTGTACAAAAATTTCGATATGATCTTTGTAAATCTGTACCCCACATTTGTAGATGAATTTAATGCAATGCTCATTCCGCAGGAACAGATTGTACTTCGCGAAGGCGAAATTTTAAATACTGAACTCCGCATTTTTGCGTTGGAAAGATTAGGCATTACAGACAGCGTTAAGATTGCTTCTTTCCTCAGATACTCTATTAGTACCATATATAATTACCGTACAAAAGTGCGTAATAAGGCAGCCGTACCACGTGAAGAATTTGAATCGAAAATCGATAAGATAGGAGTTGGCAGTAGTATAGCGTAA
- a CDS encoding DUF5606 family protein has translation MSIEKILAISGKPGLYELKLQTRTGFVAESLLDGKKITVGLRSNVSLLSEISVYTYNGEIRLAEVLRAIAVKEDNGPALSHKEDNAKLESYFREVLPEFDEDRVYASDIKKILNWYGMLQAKGLVSKEEVVAATETVEAPAEEVVKAEE, from the coding sequence ATGAGCATCGAAAAAATATTAGCTATCTCGGGCAAGCCGGGACTTTATGAACTGAAATTGCAAACACGTACCGGCTTTGTTGCTGAATCGCTTTTAGACGGTAAAAAAATAACAGTAGGCCTTAGGAGTAACGTAAGCCTTCTTTCTGAAATATCTGTATATACTTATAATGGTGAGATTCGCCTGGCAGAGGTATTACGTGCTATTGCTGTAAAAGAAGATAATGGCCCTGCGCTTTCTCACAAAGAAGACAACGCTAAACTTGAAAGCTATTTCAGGGAAGTACTTCCTGAATTTGACGAAGACAGGGTATACGCGTCTGACATTAAAAAAATACTTAACTGGTATGGTATGCTACAGGCAAAAGGCCTTGTAAGCAAAGAAGAAGTTGTTGCCGCTACAGAAACTGTAGAAGCTCCTGCTGAAGAAGTTGTAAAGGCCGAAGAATAA
- a CDS encoding LLM class flavin-dependent oxidoreductase has product METKKNIAYSLLELAFISEGTTVNDTFKNSLDLAQKTEAMGYKRFWLAEHHNTISIASSATSVLIGYIAGGTKTIRVGSGGIMLPNHSSLIVAEQFGTLGNLYPGRIDLGLGRAPGTDQVTAHAIRSDRMQAVNNFPGEVAQIQQYLSEDNANAQVRATVAEGVDVPIYILGSSTDSAHLAAKMGLPYVFASHFATSLLFDALEIYRREFKPSQYLDKPYTMAGINVIAADTDEEAEENFTSLLRMFIGVLTGQREHLQPPMPMTDDLMMVQHNPSVRDMLKYSFVGRKEAVSKQIKDFLDRTGVDELMVVSNIYGHKERVKSYSIVAEIMDEINNA; this is encoded by the coding sequence ATGGAGACTAAAAAAAACATTGCCTATTCGCTCTTAGAACTGGCGTTTATATCAGAAGGTACTACCGTTAACGATACATTTAAAAACAGCCTTGACCTTGCACAGAAAACCGAAGCTATGGGCTATAAGCGCTTTTGGCTGGCAGAACACCACAACACGATCAGTATTGCCAGTTCGGCTACATCAGTACTTATAGGCTACATTGCAGGAGGTACTAAAACTATAAGGGTTGGCTCAGGCGGCATAATGCTGCCTAACCATTCATCGCTTATTGTTGCAGAGCAGTTCGGCACGCTAGGCAACCTTTACCCCGGACGTATCGACCTTGGCCTTGGCCGTGCTCCGGGAACAGACCAGGTTACCGCTCACGCTATACGGTCTGACCGGATGCAGGCGGTAAACAACTTTCCCGGCGAGGTAGCCCAGATACAGCAGTATTTATCTGAAGATAATGCAAATGCCCAGGTGCGCGCCACAGTGGCCGAAGGTGTAGATGTGCCTATTTACATATTGGGGTCAAGTACAGATAGCGCTCATCTGGCTGCTAAAATGGGATTACCCTATGTTTTTGCAAGCCACTTTGCTACATCGTTACTGTTTGATGCGCTCGAAATATACCGCAGGGAGTTTAAGCCATCGCAATATCTTGATAAGCCTTACACCATGGCTGGCATAAACGTGATTGCTGCCGATACGGATGAAGAAGCCGAGGAGAATTTTACCTCATTGCTTCGTATGTTTATAGGCGTATTAACGGGGCAGCGCGAGCACCTGCAGCCACCCATGCCCATGACAGATGATCTGATGATGGTACAACACAATCCATCGGTACGCGATATGTTAAAGTATTCTTTTGTTGGCAGGAAAGAAGCTGTAAGTAAGCAGATAAAGGATTTCTTAGACCGTACGGGTGTAGACGAGCTTATGGTGGTTTCTAATATTTATGGTCATAAGGAGCGGGTTAAGTCTTACAGTATTGTAGCAGAAATTATGGATGAAATAAATAACGCATAG
- the bshB1 gene encoding bacillithiol biosynthesis deacetylase BshB1: MKLDILAFGAHPDDIELSCGATLAKEISLGKTVGIVDLTRGELGTRGTAEIRDAEAAEAARVLGVNIRENLNFRDAFFVNDEAHQLEVIKMIRKYRPQIVIANAVDDRHIDHAKGSKLVSDACFLSGLRRIETELDGEPQLSWRPEVVYHYIQWKNLTPDFVVDVTGFIDVKVASLMAYKSQFYDPDSSEPVTPIATKNFKESILYRAADLGRLINSEYAEGFTTERYLAVNSLGDLL; encoded by the coding sequence ATGAAACTTGATATACTTGCATTTGGGGCACACCCCGATGATATAGAACTAAGCTGTGGAGCTACTCTGGCAAAAGAAATTTCGCTGGGTAAAACCGTAGGAATTGTAGACCTTACCCGTGGCGAACTGGGTACCCGTGGTACTGCAGAAATTCGTGATGCCGAAGCTGCCGAAGCTGCCCGTGTACTGGGTGTTAATATAAGAGAGAACCTTAACTTTCGCGATGCGTTTTTTGTAAACGATGAGGCGCACCAGTTAGAGGTTATAAAAATGATACGTAAATACCGCCCGCAAATTGTAATTGCAAATGCTGTAGACGACCGTCATATAGACCATGCCAAGGGCAGTAAACTGGTTAGTGATGCTTGTTTCCTTTCGGGCCTGCGACGTATAGAAACGGAGCTTGATGGCGAGCCACAACTCTCATGGAGGCCGGAGGTTGTGTATCATTACATACAGTGGAAAAACCTTACGCCCGATTTTGTAGTAGATGTTACCGGCTTTATAGATGTAAAGGTGGCGTCGCTTATGGCATATAAATCGCAGTTTTATGACCCGGATAGTAGCGAACCTGTAACGCCAATAGCTACAAAAAACTTTAAAGAGAGCATACTTTACCGTGCTGCCGACCTTGGCAGGCTTATAAACAGCGAATATGCCGAAGGTTTTACAACCGAAAGGTATTTGGCAGTGAACAGCTTAGGAGATTTGTTGTAA
- a CDS encoding FUSC family protein, with product MIQRVRQFIENTYFTRALIVTAAASLPVVILGKLGFFDAGLTIAIGAFLTYPADIPSTLKHRARGLLSAAVIISGSTLLLNLLHPYPWLFYPLMTALVFLLSMISVYGQRATMLAFSGLLAIALGTGHIHTGEEIFSYSGLVLLGSLFYITLSLLFNFLNPHRYAELQVADCLKLTAKYMKLRGDLWDANADREAIVSKQLHLQVEINTTHENLREVLIRSHSNAGSSNRSRKMLMVFISLMEILELALSTSFDHSTLLQKFGAHSKVMSTYQNLAYNLGATLKKIGKSLENRKQYVPKHNLTADLEALEKAITEYEEQLGKEAAAEGVWMLLNMVHYAEKQIEKIKTIERAFTQNIIYKDLGANRGRDLEKFLTPEDYPWRTLRENLTFSSTIFRHSLRITITIVIGFAIGLIFPFQNVYWILLTIIVIMRPGYGLTKQRSYQRIIGTVAGGIIAFAFLSFVHQPVIIGTLVIVCMLLGFTFTAINYSVGATFVTMYVIFLYGLLTPDIGQVLQYRFIDTAMGAILAFIGNYFFWPSWEFMNMPQYIKKSIEANRDYLNEISRYYNQKGTVTTGYRLARKNAFVALGNLMQSYQRMAQEPKSKQKQQQQVYKIAVLNHTLLSSLASLGTYIQSHKTYKASEAFNVVVNTVIKNLEHAIALMAMDVQAEEAQQAQNEELALRFTELKNIRARELRETHIDNEDEFRLKMEEAHLVIEQLIWLHSLSERVVRAVRKLEVGK from the coding sequence ATGATACAACGCGTAAGGCAGTTTATTGAAAACACCTATTTTACCCGGGCACTTATTGTTACGGCAGCGGCTTCATTGCCTGTGGTGATATTAGGAAAACTTGGTTTTTTTGACGCCGGCCTTACCATAGCTATAGGTGCTTTTCTTACCTACCCTGCCGATATTCCCAGTACGTTAAAACACCGTGCAAGAGGGCTGCTTAGCGCTGCCGTTATAATATCGGGCTCTACACTACTGCTCAACCTGTTGCACCCCTACCCCTGGCTTTTTTACCCATTAATGACGGCATTGGTCTTCCTGCTCTCAATGATATCGGTATACGGGCAGCGCGCTACCATGCTTGCCTTCTCTGGCCTGCTGGCAATAGCGTTAGGTACAGGGCATATACATACCGGCGAAGAAATTTTTTCTTACTCCGGCTTAGTATTGCTAGGATCGTTATTTTACATTACCCTCTCGCTGCTGTTCAACTTCCTGAACCCGCACCGCTATGCCGAGCTTCAGGTTGCAGACTGCCTTAAGCTTACCGCCAAGTACATGAAGCTGCGGGGCGACCTTTGGGATGCCAATGCCGACCGCGAGGCCATTGTAAGCAAACAGCTGCACCTACAGGTAGAAATAAACACTACCCACGAAAACCTGCGCGAGGTACTGATACGCAGCCACAGCAACGCCGGCAGCAGTAACCGCAGCCGTAAAATGCTGATGGTTTTTATTTCGCTTATGGAGATATTAGAGTTAGCCTTGTCAACCTCTTTTGACCACAGTACATTACTGCAAAAATTTGGTGCACACTCTAAGGTAATGTCTACCTACCAAAACCTGGCATACAACCTGGGTGCTACCCTGAAAAAAATTGGCAAAAGCCTTGAAAACCGTAAGCAGTATGTACCGAAACACAACCTTACCGCCGACCTTGAAGCGCTTGAAAAAGCAATAACCGAATATGAAGAGCAACTGGGCAAAGAGGCCGCTGCCGAAGGAGTCTGGATGCTGCTTAACATGGTGCACTATGCCGAGAAGCAGATAGAAAAGATAAAAACCATAGAACGCGCCTTTACCCAAAACATAATTTATAAAGACCTGGGTGCAAACCGTGGCCGCGACCTCGAAAAATTCCTGACCCCAGAAGATTATCCGTGGCGCACCCTTAGAGAGAACCTTACGTTTTCGAGTACCATTTTCAGGCATTCGCTACGCATAACCATTACCATAGTTATAGGTTTTGCTATAGGGCTAATATTTCCGTTCCAAAATGTGTACTGGATATTGCTCACCATAATAGTTATTATGCGACCTGGGTACGGCCTTACTAAACAGCGTTCTTACCAGCGTATTATTGGCACTGTGGCGGGTGGTATTATTGCTTTTGCTTTTTTAAGTTTTGTGCACCAGCCGGTAATAATTGGCACACTGGTTATAGTGTGTATGCTGCTGGGCTTTACCTTCACGGCTATTAACTATAGCGTGGGTGCCACTTTTGTAACCATGTATGTAATATTTTTATACGGGTTGCTAACGCCTGATATTGGGCAGGTATTGCAATACCGCTTTATAGATACAGCAATGGGGGCAATACTGGCGTTTATAGGTAATTACTTTTTTTGGCCGTCGTGGGAGTTTATGAATATGCCCCAATACATTAAAAAGTCTATTGAAGCCAACCGCGATTACCTTAATGAGATATCGCGATATTATAACCAAAAAGGCACTGTTACTACAGGATACCGCCTTGCCCGTAAAAATGCTTTTGTGGCACTGGGCAACCTGATGCAGAGTTATCAGCGTATGGCGCAGGAACCTAAGAGCAAACAAAAGCAGCAACAGCAGGTGTATAAAATAGCGGTGCTAAACCATACGTTGCTATCATCTCTGGCATCTTTAGGCACCTATATACAATCTCACAAAACCTATAAGGCTAGCGAAGCTTTTAATGTGGTGGTAAATACCGTTATTAAAAACCTGGAGCACGCTATTGCACTTATGGCTATGGATGTACAGGCCGAAGAAGCACAACAGGCACAAAACGAAGAGCTGGCACTGCGTTTTACCGAACTAAAAAACATAAGGGCACGCGAGCTTCGTGAAACACACATAGATAACGAAGATGAGTTTCGCCTTAAGATGGAAGAAGCGCACCTTGTTATAGAGCAGCTGATATGGCTGCACAGCCTATCTGAACGTGTGGTGCGTGCCGTAAGGAAACTGGAAGTGGGTAAGTAA
- the ruvX gene encoding Holliday junction resolvase RuvX, which produces MPRILAIDYGAKRTGLAVTDELQIIASGLTTVDSASAIVFLKDYFQKENVEKVLIGDPKQMNGLPSQSAPLIEAFTTKFIAEFPKMELVKVDERFTSKMAFQSMIDGGLKKKQRQNKALIDEISATILLQDYLSRKNML; this is translated from the coding sequence ATGCCTCGTATCCTAGCTATAGATTATGGAGCAAAGCGCACCGGCCTTGCTGTTACAGATGAACTCCAGATTATAGCATCTGGACTTACTACGGTAGATTCTGCTTCTGCAATTGTATTTTTAAAAGACTATTTTCAGAAAGAAAATGTCGAAAAAGTACTTATAGGAGATCCTAAGCAAATGAACGGATTGCCTTCTCAAAGTGCTCCGCTGATAGAAGCTTTTACCACAAAATTTATTGCAGAATTCCCTAAAATGGAACTTGTAAAGGTAGATGAACGTTTTACGAGTAAAATGGCTTTTCAAAGTATGATTGATGGTGGGCTTAAAAAAAAGCAGCGACAGAATAAAGCACTGATTGATGAAATTTCGGCAACGATTTTGCTTCAGGATTATTTATCCCGAAAAAATATGCTTTAA
- a CDS encoding hotdog fold thioesterase, giving the protein MAFDKEKALKMCNDYSKNTLMETLEIVYTDAGEGFLEATMPVNPRVHQPMGLLHGGASVALAESVGSAASLLFVNPEIQEVRGIEIAANHLRSKRDGIVTGTARIVHQGRSLHLWEVKITDEQGRLISLCKITNMVLPKKKILAEE; this is encoded by the coding sequence ATGGCATTCGATAAAGAAAAAGCACTAAAAATGTGCAACGACTATAGTAAAAATACCCTGATGGAAACCCTCGAAATTGTGTATACCGATGCTGGAGAGGGCTTTCTTGAAGCCACAATGCCGGTAAACCCGCGTGTGCACCAACCTATGGGATTGTTGCATGGTGGGGCAAGCGTAGCCCTTGCCGAAAGTGTAGGTAGTGCGGCATCGTTATTGTTTGTAAACCCTGAAATACAGGAGGTGCGTGGTATAGAAATTGCTGCAAACCACCTGCGTAGTAAGCGCGATGGCATAGTTACAGGTACTGCCCGTATAGTGCACCAGGGCAGGAGCCTGCATTTATGGGAAGTAAAAATTACCGATGAGCAGGGCAGGCTGATATCGCTTTGTAAAATTACCAATATGGTGCTGCCAAAAAAGAAAATACTTGCAGAAGAATAA
- a CDS encoding isochorismate synthase has translation MQKNNTQMKDLYDKMLGHFLAELPFAVYAKPGSNTVTGVFQVDKASYNTNDFTGAGFVFAPFAEGTTVFIPFDKADVIVTEAPGDNNIVSELPEITIDAAAKASFEALVSKSVAAIKTGKFDKLVTSRTENVAHTTSPFSIYSRLLYTYPNAFRYCFYSPATGMWMGATPEQLLKAEDNTVHTVALAGTQLFDPENKAIWQDKEQQEQQFVTNYILDQLAEFTTTIQQTAPYTFRAGNIVHIKTDISAVLKQGTPLGAVINKLHPTPAVCGLPKAGAKQFLLENEGYNREYYSGFLGELNHDFVTGQPKTDLFVNLRSMKLKSNSAQLFIGCGITADSDPEKEFFETVNKSATMRKVL, from the coding sequence TTGCAGAAGAATAATACCCAGATGAAAGATTTATACGACAAGATGCTTGGGCATTTTTTGGCAGAGTTGCCTTTTGCGGTATATGCTAAACCTGGCAGTAATACTGTTACTGGTGTTTTTCAGGTAGATAAAGCATCATATAATACAAACGATTTTACAGGAGCGGGATTTGTTTTTGCGCCCTTTGCAGAAGGGACAACTGTTTTTATTCCCTTTGATAAAGCCGATGTTATTGTAACAGAAGCCCCGGGAGATAACAATATAGTTTCTGAACTTCCTGAAATAACCATTGATGCTGCTGCTAAGGCATCTTTTGAGGCACTGGTGTCTAAAAGCGTAGCAGCTATAAAAACCGGGAAGTTTGATAAGCTGGTAACATCGCGAACCGAAAATGTAGCGCATACTACCAGTCCGTTTTCAATATACAGCCGCTTACTCTACACATATCCTAATGCGTTTCGCTATTGCTTTTACAGTCCTGCAACAGGTATGTGGATGGGCGCAACGCCAGAGCAGCTTTTAAAGGCAGAAGACAACACAGTACATACTGTAGCGCTTGCCGGTACACAGTTGTTCGATCCTGAAAATAAAGCCATATGGCAAGATAAGGAGCAGCAGGAGCAGCAGTTTGTTACAAATTACATTTTAGACCAGTTGGCTGAGTTTACAACAACAATACAGCAAACCGCACCTTATACTTTTAGGGCAGGAAATATTGTACACATTAAGACCGATATTTCGGCAGTATTAAAGCAAGGAACGCCGCTAGGGGCAGTAATTAATAAATTACACCCTACGCCGGCAGTATGTGGCTTGCCTAAAGCTGGAGCAAAACAATTTCTGTTAGAAAATGAAGGATATAATCGCGAATACTATAGTGGTTTCCTTGGAGAGCTAAACCATGATTTCGTTACCGGGCAACCTAAAACTGATTTGTTTGTTAACCTGCGTAGCATGAAGTTAAAGTCAAATAGTGCACAATTATTTATTGGTTGTGGTATTACCGCAGACAGCGACCCCGAAAAGGAGTTTTTTGAAACCGTAAACAAAAGCGCTACCATGAGAAAGGTGCTTTGA